From the Phycisphaerales bacterium AB-hyl4 genome, one window contains:
- a CDS encoding polysaccharide deacetylase family protein: protein MSDVLPWAMAGVGAAAFGALMYGAFYPSSRLIVPVIYRGPRDGPPRVALTFDDGPHAEATPAILDALDRVNAKAAFFVIGAHAKRHVDVLRRIDAAGHLIGNHTYDHAYHGMCRGYYYWLDQLRRTERVIEDAIGKRPTLFRPPMGFKQLFISCAVQSAGYSMVTWSRRGRDGWPCKTQQILDRLVGPSRNGDILTLHDGTDGHNRSRDIRPTVDAIEPLVVGLRGQGLELERLDRLINLPGYVSESALAN from the coding sequence ATGAGTGATGTTCTGCCATGGGCGATGGCCGGCGTTGGCGCTGCGGCGTTTGGTGCGCTGATGTATGGGGCGTTTTACCCGAGTAGCCGACTGATCGTGCCGGTGATTTACCGTGGGCCTCGCGACGGGCCGCCGCGCGTGGCGTTGACGTTTGACGATGGTCCGCACGCGGAAGCGACGCCGGCGATTCTCGACGCGCTGGATCGGGTGAATGCGAAGGCGGCCTTCTTCGTCATCGGCGCTCATGCAAAGCGGCACGTGGACGTGCTGCGGCGGATCGACGCGGCGGGGCACTTGATCGGCAACCATACGTACGACCATGCTTACCATGGGATGTGCCGCGGCTACTACTACTGGCTGGATCAACTGAGGCGGACGGAGCGGGTGATTGAAGATGCCATCGGCAAGCGGCCGACGCTGTTCCGCCCGCCGATGGGGTTTAAGCAGCTTTTTATTTCATGCGCTGTGCAGAGCGCTGGTTACTCGATGGTGACATGGAGCCGACGTGGTCGCGATGGTTGGCCTTGCAAGACGCAGCAGATCCTCGACCGCCTGGTGGGGCCGAGCCGAAACGGCGACATCCTGACGTTGCATGATGGGACGGACGGCCATAACCGCAGTCGCGACATTCGGCCGACGGTCGACGCGATCGAGCCGCTGGTCGTCGGCCTGCGCGGGCAGGGGCTGGAACTGGAGCGGCTGGATCGGCTGATCAATTTACCGGGCTATGTATCCGAATCCGCGTTGGCGAACTGA